The following proteins are encoded in a genomic region of Coleofasciculaceae cyanobacterium:
- a CDS encoding sensor histidine kinase has protein sequence MARTGLSEARRSVVALRPQLLEEGSLQSALHRLVAHLRTAALDAALYYEIEGAVYALPSEVESNLLRIGQEALTNATRHAHAEEIRVELVYNRDRVCLRVKDNGRGFGVGSIPCVEGFGLLGMSERAERIGAQLTIRSQPGQGTEIIVIIDRE, from the coding sequence TTGGCACGAACTGGACTGTCTGAAGCGCGGCGATCGGTCGTCGCGCTCCGTCCTCAGCTTTTGGAGGAAGGCAGTTTGCAGAGTGCGCTACATCGTCTCGTGGCCCACCTCAGAACTGCGGCATTGGATGCCGCATTATACTATGAGATCGAGGGTGCAGTGTATGCTCTTCCCAGTGAAGTCGAGAGTAATCTACTGCGGATTGGGCAGGAAGCATTAACGAATGCGACCAGACACGCCCATGCTGAGGAAATTCGAGTGGAGCTAGTCTACAATCGCGATCGGGTTTGCTTGCGTGTGAAAGACAATGGACGGGGCTTTGGAGTTGGGAGTATTCCATGTGTTGAGGGATTTGGCTTACTGGGTATGAGCGAACGGGCAGAGCGCATCGGCGCACAACTCACGATTAGGAGCCAACCTGGACAAGGAACAGAGATTATTGTCATCATCGATCGGGAGTAG
- a CDS encoding response regulator transcription factor, with the protein MSQATIIRVLIADDHAIFRQGLATIINRDPDMQVIAQAENGEQAIALFGEHQPDVTLMDLRMPEVEGVAAISAICANAKSARIIVLTTYDSDEDIYRGLQAGAKGYLLKETEPDELLNAIRTVHRGQKYIPPDVGAKLVQRLSNPELSERELEVLRSLAQGMSNAEIAEALSIGEGTVKSHVNRILNKLDVSDRTQAVIVAVKRGIVSL; encoded by the coding sequence ATGAGCCAAGCCACGATTATTCGGGTTCTAATTGCGGACGATCATGCGATTTTTCGGCAAGGATTAGCCACGATTATTAACCGTGACCCAGATATGCAGGTGATTGCCCAAGCTGAAAATGGGGAACAAGCGATCGCTCTATTTGGGGAACACCAACCGGATGTAACGCTGATGGATCTGCGAATGCCGGAAGTTGAAGGAGTTGCCGCCATCAGTGCAATTTGTGCTAATGCTAAATCTGCTCGGATTATTGTACTGACCACGTATGATAGTGACGAAGATATCTATCGGGGATTGCAGGCAGGAGCAAAAGGGTACCTATTGAAAGAAACTGAGCCTGACGAACTGCTGAATGCCATTCGTACCGTTCATCGGGGTCAGAAGTATATTCCGCCCGATGTGGGAGCAAAGTTGGTACAGCGCCTCAGCAATCCAGAACTGAGTGAAAGAGAATTAGAAGTACTCCGCTCACTGGCACAGGGGATGAGCAATGCCGAGATTGCTGAGGCTTTGAGTATTGGTGAAGGCACGGTTAAATCCCATGTCAATCGAATTTTGAATAAATTAGATGTGAGCGATCGCACCCAAGCTGTGATTGTTGCCGTTAAACGCGGCATTGTCAGTTTGTAG
- a CDS encoding GMC oxidoreductase, with translation MKGNQTMFDVIIVGGGSAGTVLANRLSADPSRRVLLIEAGKAYPPNAYPDPVRRQDLVGGDPQHDWDFYSEPGVLGRSLQLNRGKVLGGSSAINGAVAMRVPKYDHDRWAKAHDLDALNWQSSQAFYRSLERTSGTGGDGRDGCFPIHQLGDEEVSDQHRDFIAKLAAGYQRTSGFTTGQPLGVGPYVMNTRMGVRLNTGMTLLGDAVRARPNLTIRDETLVDAVLVEHGQAQGVRLAGGAIILAGEIILSAGTYVSPAILMRSGIGPSEVLRGLDIPVVSELPVGRRLQDHPMVPTVWSIRKEAVGLPYPPIGAMLWTASNHATNGEADLNISTATLPDDGQTSDGAIFLLFAALVRPRSVGFLTIASRDPYAAPIIDLGFLTDSGDRERLVDGVEVIRNIARQQPFADMVGAELAPGAAKSDRASIKAALVTSVQSYQHPTSTVPMGGPRDAGAVVDIDGHVRGVKSLRVVDASIWPDVPSVATAFPTMMLAESIAARMT, from the coding sequence ATGAAAGGAAATCAAACAATGTTTGACGTCATCATCGTCGGTGGCGGATCCGCCGGCACAGTGCTGGCCAATCGCCTGAGTGCTGATCCATCTCGCCGTGTCTTGCTGATCGAAGCGGGCAAGGCCTATCCCCCAAACGCCTATCCCGACCCAGTCCGCCGCCAGGACCTAGTGGGTGGCGATCCGCAGCACGACTGGGACTTTTACAGCGAGCCTGGCGTGCTGGGCAGAAGCCTTCAGCTCAACCGCGGCAAGGTGCTGGGTGGCTCGTCTGCCATCAACGGTGCAGTGGCGATGCGGGTGCCGAAATACGACCACGATCGCTGGGCCAAGGCGCATGACCTCGACGCCTTGAACTGGCAAAGCTCGCAGGCCTTCTATCGTTCGCTGGAGCGTACCTCCGGCACTGGCGGCGACGGCCGCGACGGCTGCTTCCCCATCCACCAGCTTGGCGATGAAGAAGTGTCTGACCAGCATCGCGACTTCATCGCCAAGCTGGCTGCGGGCTACCAGCGCACATCGGGTTTTACGACGGGGCAGCCGCTGGGCGTTGGTCCCTATGTGATGAATACCCGCATGGGTGTGAGGCTTAACACAGGAATGACCTTGTTGGGCGATGCGGTGCGCGCCCGACCTAATCTGACCATCCGCGACGAGACGCTGGTCGATGCCGTGTTAGTGGAGCATGGCCAGGCCCAAGGCGTCCGACTGGCGGGCGGGGCGATCATCCTAGCCGGTGAAATCATCCTTTCAGCGGGCACCTATGTCAGCCCGGCGATCCTGATGCGTTCCGGCATTGGCCCCTCTGAGGTGCTGCGAGGCCTTGACATCCCGGTCGTGTCCGAGCTGCCGGTCGGTCGCCGTCTACAGGATCACCCGATGGTCCCGACCGTCTGGTCGATTCGCAAGGAAGCAGTAGGCCTTCCGTATCCACCCATCGGCGCAATGCTGTGGACGGCATCCAACCACGCGACGAACGGCGAGGCAGATCTGAACATCAGCACCGCGACCCTGCCCGACGATGGGCAGACTTCCGACGGCGCGATATTCCTGCTGTTCGCTGCGCTCGTGAGACCGCGTTCCGTGGGTTTCCTCACCATCGCCAGCCGCGATCCCTATGCTGCGCCCATCATCGATCTCGGCTTCCTGACGGACAGCGGTGACCGTGAGCGATTGGTCGATGGTGTCGAAGTCATCCGGAACATTGCGCGTCAGCAGCCTTTTGCCGATATGGTGGGTGCAGAACTGGCGCCGGGCGCGGCAAAGAGCGACCGCGCTTCGATCAAAGCCGCGCTCGTGACCTCTGTGCAGAGCTATCAGCATCCGACCTCCACTGTACCCATGGGCGGACCGCGCGATGCCGGGGCCGTGGTGGATATTGACGGGCACGTTCGTGGCGTCAAGAGCCTGCGAGTCGTCGATGCCTCGATCTGGCCTGACGTGCCCTCCGTCGCAACGGCTTTCCCGACCATGATGCTGGCCGAAAGCATCGCTGCCCGGATGACCTAA